The genomic region ttctctaactttgtcttgtgtttaactaggtatggactccaggctggagctgcatactccaggattggtcttacataagtggtatacagggtcctgaacgattccttacacaagtttctaaaggcagttcttatgttggccagtctagcatatgccgctgatgatattcttttgatgtaggtctctggggacaggttcggtgtgatatcaacccccagatctttctctctatttgactcttgcaggagttcacctcccagatgataccttgtgttcagcctcctgctcccttcgcctaatttcattaccttacactttcctgaattgaactttagcagccattttctagaccattcctccagcttgtccagatcatcctgtagtctctgtctatcttcatccgtcttgattcttctcataatttttgcatcatcagcaaacactgagaggaacgagtctatactgtGTACAGGAAGAAATGTTATCCTTTTACACTACTGCTCGTGGGACAATTATGGTACGCACAATAAGGTAATTACAGCAGACTACACCAATCACCTTCCGTGTGAGATTAGTGAATAACTGAAATGAGTTAGATAAGGTAGTTAACTTTAACTCTATTCATAGGAGGTGGTTAAGGGTAATCGCATTCACAGCTATAAATGTAGGTAAGCACAGCTTACTCCttcacattagacaaccgacggtaacAAAGGCGAGGGATCCAATatataacagctcgatcctgcaggtacaaatagtaaacacacatacaattatataaacacacacacctcactgaacctcacgacactggaagacaggagaattagggggagacatgatcactacctacaaaattctcagggggaattgacagggtagataaagataaactgtttaacacgggtggtacgcgaacaaggggacacaggtggaatctagagtacccaaatgagccacagggacgtaagaaggaactttttcagtgtcagagtagttaacagatggaatgtattaggcagtgatgtggtggaggctgactccatacacagtttcaaatgtagatatgatagagtccagtaggctcaggaatctgtacatcagttgattgacggttgagaggcgggaccaaagagccagagcggtgccttctcgccatgccctgtggctggggggattggtgccctgaagctacataaacaccctatacccTCCGAAGTGGCAaagggagttaggggacaacaagtacaactaggtgagtacataaacacacacacacacacacaccggataTACAGTGTCCGGAACCAAGAATCATTATAACGGCGGAAGTGAAGAGCGGTGACTAAGCCTTGTCCAATACACCAACTGCGGGTGTTTGAAAGtttctggtgttttggaagttggAAATATAGATAAGGGCCCAGTACTTACTTGGCTGGTAATGTGTTCCTTACGCCAGCACGAGGacgggtacccggcggtgcccgggcgcTCTCACCCCTCGTCTTTCCCCCCTTTTACTTTCTGACGCCGGAAAGCTCTTCAGGAACATCAACTTTATTTTAGCTCTTCTTTTGATCAGTGCTGCGCTCTGTGGCATGGCTGCCTACATCCccaggtactggtgctggtgtattGGTGCAGGTACTAGGAGTGGTACAGTACTTGGTGTAGCTGTCGCAGTCGGTGTATTTGTTGTGGTTGATGTTGCAGTCGGTGTATTTGTTGTGGTTGATGTTGCAGTCGGTGTATTTGTTGTGGTTGGTGCTGATGTTGCAGTCGGTGtatttgttgtggttggtggtggtgttgcagtcgGTGtatttgttgtggttggtggtggtgttgcagtcgGTGtatttgttgtggttggtggtgatgttgtaaTCGGTGtatttgttgtggttggtggtgatgttgtaaTCGGTGTATTTGTTGTGGTTGGTGCAGATGTTACAGTCGGTGTATTTGTTGTGGTTGGTGCTGATGTTACAGTCGGTGtatttgttgtggttggtggtggtgtcacagtcGGTGCAGGTATTGACGTAGGGTTTACAGGTATTTATGAAGGTGTTACAGTGACTGTTGAATCCATAACCTATGTTTGTAGGTGTTTGCTGTAGTAGTGTTGGAGCGCGTGTGCGCCCACGCACATGTACAGTAACAGCAGCGTGACGGGGCGTGACGggacactcaccagcacctcactctCACACTTTCTACACCTGGCTACATCACACTACTCTCATATGTCTGCCGCcatcctcgattgtttcaagcgcgggttggacatgtatatgagtgggattgggtggttataaataggagctgcctcgcatgggccaataggccttctgcagttacctttgttcttatgctctTATGATCCTGCATACTGTTCATTGCTGCTCTCATAGCCACTATCGCTGGTAAGGATACAAGCCAAATCGGGAACAAGGCGATTTGCTACTGGATATTAAAACCTACCTCATAATACCCAAACTATGCTGacagtgctttcccctgataattatcaTACTTTAACCCAaaacaatctaacctaacctaacctaatctaagttAATACATGTTTAGGTTCTGTATTTGCGgtacgttggtgaagcatttaccAACTCGTtcttgactcaagtccattccatccagcggtcgaccccacagacgcattcataaatgtttacatgctgttcatttaaaacgggaattttctcaaatataaattaatattataatatattagcatattgtgcatatatagggatacgttaggttaggtgtttaggttctgttggcgattatttgtatttgtagtacgtgggtgaagcatttacagcgttgtggttcgaacaaaattcgtccgtgaagcacttgttcaggaagtgttcgaacgtcatcagttgtgagtcgtgtgtaaaccgtttttcattcataaacagggggtttggcgggtgcatggaatcacttttgggtctttggaggacgggctgtttacagcGTTGGGGCTCGAACAGCGGTCGTCATTGAAGCATTTCTTGAGAAAtaatcgaacgtcatcagttgtgaatcgtgCGTAAACCGTTTTTATTCATGAACAGTGGGGTTTTGCGCCAGGATTAACGAATATttgacctttgttgatgaggacgggttgggttagGCAGTCCGTCCTTATCATACTAGCTCTATGTCCTTCATACTTGCACTACGTCATTCATACTTGCACTACGTCAGTCATACTTGCACTACGTCATTCATACTTACACTACGTCAGTCATACTTGCACTACGTCGTTCATACTTGCACTACGTCAGTCATACTTGCACTACGTCATTCATACTTACACTACGTCAGTCATACTTGCACTACGTCGTTCATACTTGCACTACGTCAGTCATACTTGCACTACGTCATTCATACTTACACTACGTCAGTCATACTTGCATTACGTCGTTCATACTTGCACTACGTCAGTCATACTTGCACTACGTCATTCATACTTGCACTGCGTCAGTCATACTTGCACTGTGATTCATTTCTTCACACATATTTCGTATACCTTCACTGCGCCACATACTTGGCGCTGCTCTGCTGTTATTTGAACCAGGTTCACCAGACCGTCATATAGTCCACCACAACCCATATATGTCATGTTTCTCTGCCATCATCACTAACATCAGAAAGTTCGTCATCTCACGTGACTCAAATACGTATGTGGCTCAGCGCAGTGCGTCACAGTGCGTCACGACGGTGTCATATTTACGCCATGCGTCCGAAAGTCAGCACTGTGTTTGCTGACGTCTTTAAGACGCCACACACTCACCCCATGCGTCAGTAAGGCATCGCAGTGCGTCACATTTACGCCTAACGTCAGTAAGGCACCGCAGGGCGTGACAAGCACACTGTACGTCACTAAGACGTTACAGTACGAAGTACCGCGTGGCCAGCCTAATGTTCCAATAATGACAGGATGGTCTTCCTCGCGGGCGAGAATCTCCAAGGGAAAGTTTGCggtttctaaatatataaaaacatgGGGGCTTAATCGTTAGTGATGATGGACTTGGGAACCACCGTATCGTGTGGCGATAATTTGTGTATCATCTGCGGGTCTCCAAGGGTGCTGAGTGTATGTTGCATTATACCTTACTGGGAAAAAAGGGGTTCGATTACATTATGTCGTAACCTTACCACAAAGGTACAGGCGGCGTCTACCTAGTTACTGCAAGGGTACAGGTGGCGACTAACTAGTTACTACAAGGGTACAGGTAGCGTCTACCTAGTTACTACAAGGGTACAGGTGGCGACTACCTAGTTACCACAAGGGTACAGGCGGCGTCTAACTAGTTACTGCAAGGGTACAGGCGGCGTCTAACTAGTTACCACAAGAGTACAGGCGGCGTCTAACTAGTTACCACAAGGGTACAGGCGGCGTTTAACTAGTTACCACAAGGGTACAGGCGGCGTCTAACTAGTTACCACAAGAGTACAGGCGGCGTCTAACTAGTCTGCTAGTGTTGGAGTCTTTAGTTGCAGGCAGGTGAGGGTGCGTCATCCCTGCGTGTGCCTGTATCAACTCGGGACAGTAAACATGGAATGGAACACTTTTATCTTTCCTAAAGCTGTTCCATCGTCACTGTGAATTGTTGAGCGTTGATTCAGTTTTCTTCTCTGTGCAGACATTTATTTAGAAAGCGGAAAGTCCATTTACATTAGTGGTAGTGTGTAGGCAGGTGAGTGGCATGCTGCTGTCTCCAGCACTGGGTGTGTGCAGCAGACGCCCTCCATTACTGCATCTGCTACCACACCTGCTCCGCCAGCGGCTGCACCTGTGGCTGCAGGTGCAGCTGTAGCCGCAGGCAGCTGTAGCCGCAGGTAGCCGCAATCCCTACCATGTAGTTTTCTCAAGGTAACTCAGTATCAAATTCTTCCTCTACAATTGGtgtattaatttctcatgttccaATTCTCAACTTATTTTTTATTAAAAGGTAAAGAAAATGCTTGTGATGCTCCAGAttaaccttatatatatatatatatatatatatatatatatatatatatatatatatatatatatatatatatatatatataacattgttTAAAACATCAAAAGAAATTCTCCTAACGTCTTATTATGTATTTCAACTAatagatatatttatatcaaaTTTCAGCGTTTTTGTTTACAATACCATAGACAAATTCTGAGAACAAATATGAATTAGCATCTCGGTAAATTGATTTATCCTTTTGCCCAAATTGTTAACAAATTTCACCAGTACTACACATGTATAATGGTTAACTAAGGGCTTAATGTTTATCATAAGTGGTCGAGCCACTCGGGTGCTGGGGTGTTAACACACAGATGTACAGGTGCTGGGTGTTAACACACAGATGTACAGGTGCTGGGGTGTTAACACACAGATGTACAGGTGCTGGGGTGTTAACACACACATGTACAGGTGCTGGGGTGTTAACACACAGATGTATAGGTGCTGGGGTGTTAACACACAGATGTACAGGTGCTGGGGTGTTAACACACACATGTACAGGTGTTGGGTGTTAACACACACATGTACAGGTGCTGGGGTGTTAACACACACATGTACAGGTGCTGGGTGTTAACACACAGATGTACAGGTGCTGGGGTGTTAACACACACATGTACAGGTGCTGGGGTGTTAACACACAGATGTACAGGTGCTGGGGTGTTAACACACCTAGagaaggacagtgtgtggagggccAGTCATCTTGTAGACCACCTCCCAGCACTTGGATTATTTTGAAGGAAATATCATCATGACTTTAGATTATTTACCGAAGATTGATAACTAGAAGAGGGTGTTGAGTGCCGTCTTCCGTGGGAACCAGCAATAACCTGAGCATGTCATCAAGCAGGGCGAGCAGGGAGGCTATATAATTCGTGAGTAATCTTATATCGGCGATGTTATGACACACACGCACGCTGCCCGATGTCCTTGACACACTACTCAGATTACGGATTTGAAGGCTAGATTTTTAAACTCAAAATGTATTTTTGCCATACGAGTTATGGTCGTTACGAAAGGATAGATAAATTGTCGTTTTGAGATTCGTTTATTTTGTGGTTCAGTGATGCTCACCGCGTATTTCTTCTCGTTGGCATCTAAGCTGAAACATTTGTCCCTTTGCA from Procambarus clarkii isolate CNS0578487 chromosome 83, FALCON_Pclarkii_2.0, whole genome shotgun sequence harbors:
- the LOC138358379 gene encoding cysteine-rich, acidic integral membrane protein-like — its product is MSHCNTFINTCKPYVNTCTDCDTTTNHNKYTDCNISTNHNKYTDCNICTNHNKYTDYNITTNHNKYTDYNITTNHNKYTDCNTTTNHNKYTDCNTTTNHNKYTDCNISTNHNKYTDCNINHNKYTDCNINHNKYTDCDSYTKYCTTPSTCTNTPAPVPGDVGSHATERSTDQKKS